One stretch of Desulfobacteraceae bacterium DNA includes these proteins:
- a CDS encoding SEC-C domain-containing protein produces the protein MGSKERPIVVRVQTEERAKYVADICEKNGWQFIAALEPDKPEDISDLEKALNPPQAVKSEKVGRNSPCPCGSGKKYKKCCGAIGA, from the coding sequence CTGGGATCAAAAGAGAGGCCCATTGTTGTCCGGGTTCAAACAGAGGAAAGAGCCAAATACGTCGCCGATATTTGTGAAAAAAACGGGTGGCAGTTTATAGCCGCTTTGGAACCTGACAAGCCTGAAGACATTTCAGACCTGGAAAAGGCTTTGAACCCTCCCCAGGCGGTCAAATCGGAAAAGGTCGGCAGAAACAGCCCGTGCCCATGCGGCAGCGGCAAAAAGTACAAGAAATGCT